The following coding sequences lie in one Phacochoerus africanus isolate WHEZ1 chromosome 12, ROS_Pafr_v1, whole genome shotgun sequence genomic window:
- the SUV39H2 gene encoding histone-lysine N-methyltransferase SUV39H2 isoform X2 — MEYYLVKWKGWPDSTNTWEPLQNLKCPLLLQQFCNDKHNYLSQVKKGKAITLKENHRALKPAIAEYIVKKAKQRIALQRWQDELNRRKNHKGMIFVENTVDLEGPPSDFYYINEYKPAPGISLVNEATFGCSCTDCFHEKCCPAEAGVLLAYNKNQQIKIPPGTPIYECNSRCQCGPDCPNRIVQKGTQYSLCIFRTSNGCGWGVKTLVKIKRMSFVMEYVGEVITSEEAERRGQLYDNKGITYLFDLDYESDEFTVDAARYGNVSHFVNHSCDPNLQVFNVFIDNLDTRLPRIALFSTRTINAGEELTFDYQMKGSGDISSDSIDHSPAKKRARTVCKCGAVTCRGYLN; from the exons ATGGAATATTATCTTGTAAAATGGAAAGGATGGCCAGATTCTACAAATACTTGGGAACCTTTGCAAAATCTCAAGTGCCCATTACTACTTCAACAATTCTGTAATGACAAGCATAATTATTTATCTCAGGTAAAGAAAGGCAAAGCAATAACTCTAAAGGAAAATCACAGAGCTTTGAAACCTGCCATTGCTGAGTACATTGTAAAGAAGGCTAAACAAAGGATAGCTCTGCAGAGGTGGCAGGACGAACTCAACAGAAGGAAGAATCACAAAGGAATGATTTTTGTTGAAAATACTGTGGACTTAGAGGGCCCACCTTCAGACTTCTACTACATTAATGAATACAAACCAGCTCCGGGAATCAGCTTAGTCAATGAAGCCACCTTTGGTTGTTCATGCACAGATTGCTTCCATGAGAAATGTTGTCCTGCTGAAGCTGGAGTTCTTTTGGCATATAATAAAAACCAACAAATTAAAATTCCACCAGGTACCCCCATATATGAATGCAACTCGAGGTGTCAGTGTGGACCTGATTGTCCCAATAGGATTGTACAAAAAGGCACACAGTATTCACTGTGCATCTTTCGAACTAGcaatggctgtggctggggtgtgaaAACCCTCGTGAAGATTAAAAGAATGAGTTTCGTTATGGAATATGTTGGAGAG GTAATCACAAGTGAAGAAGCTGAAAGACGGGGGCAGTTATATGACAACAAAGGAATCACATACCTCTTTGATCTGGATTATGAGTCTGATGAATTCACAGTGGATGCAGCTCGATATGGAAATGTGTCTCATTTTGTCAATCACAGT TGTGACCCAAATCTTCAGGTGTTCAATGTTTTCATTGATAACCTCGATACCCGTCTTCCCCGAATAGCATTATTTTCCACAAGaaccataaatgctggagaagagcTCACTTTTGATTATCAAATGAAAG GTTCTGGAGATATATCTTCAGATTCTATTGACCACAGCCCAGCCAAAAAGAGGGCCAGAACTGTGTGCAAATGTGGAGCTGTGACTTGCAGAGGTTACCTCAACTGA